The Amycolatopsis sp. NBC_01480 genome segment CGTGGCGTCGCCCGGGCTGTTCCGGGACGAGCGCCGCGATCCAGGCGAGCGTGCCGACGGCGAGCCCCGTCATGGCGAAGAACGGCGCGCGCCAGCCGAACGCGTCACCGGCGAACGTCCCGGCCGGCACCCCGAACGACAACGCGACCGGGATGCCGGTCATGACCAGGGCAATCGCCTTGCCCCGCAACGGTTCCGGCGCGAGGCCCCGCGCAAACCCGGCGAGCAGCGCCCAAGCCAGCCCGGCCGCGACCCCGGCGATGAAGCGGGCGGCCATCGTCAGCGGGTAGCTCCCCGAGACGGCAGTGACGGTGTTGGCCGCGGCGAACCCCGCCATCGCGGTGAGGAGCAACCGCTTGCGTCCCCAGCTCGAGGTGACGGCGGACAGCGGAATGGCCGTGAGGGCGGTGCCGAGCGCGTAAACCGTGACGGCCTGGCCCGCCGCTGCCTCGCTGACGCCGAGTCCGGCGCTCAGGCCGGGCAGCACTCCGGCGGGCAGGGTCTCGGTGAGGCTGGTGAGGAAGACGGCTGTGGCCAGGGGCAGGAGAGCGCGGGTGGGGAGCTTGGCGGGGAGGTTCCGGGGGCGGTCGGGGCTGGGGTGCGGCTTGTGGTGTGGCTTCCGGTGGACTCGCATGGTCGTATGCTCGAACCATCACATGGATGTGAAGGTCAATCCGGCGAGGAGTGAGGCGGCGCACATGCGTATC includes the following:
- a CDS encoding MFS transporter; its protein translation is MRVHRKPHHKPHPSPDRPRNLPAKLPTRALLPLATAVFLTSLTETLPAGVLPGLSAGLGVSEAAAGQAVTVYALGTALTAIPLSAVTSSWGRKRLLLTAMAGFAAANTVTAVSGSYPLTMAARFIAGVAAGLAWALLAGFARGLAPEPLRGKAIALVMTGIPVALSFGVPAGTFAGDAFGWRAPFFAMTGLAVGTLAWIAALVPEQPGRRHEKAPALKALAVPGVTPVLAVTLVFVLAHTILYTYVATFLTTLGLSGQTDLVLLVFGLASLVSIAVVGAHIQRRLRALTLAGTVLVAVAAAALAGGSPVLVYVAAALWGLGWGGVPTLLQTAAADAGGEQADAAQAMLVTLWNAAMAGGGVAGGILLDAFGARVFPWSALILLGPVLVVVVSARSHGFPRPRAAPAA